The genomic stretch TTTAAGCCTCCTCGTGCTGCAAATTCCCATTGTGCTTCCGTTGGTAAAGATTTACCAGCCCATTTTCCATAGGCGATCGCATCATCATAGGCAACATGAACAACAGGATGATTTTCTTTCCCTTCAATGGTGCTATTTTTTCCTTGAGGATGTCGCCAATTTGCCCCTTGTACCCAATGCCACCAACTTAATTCTTGAAAAGGTTGTCCTTCAGGAATGGGTTGAAACACCACAGATCCGGGCGATCGCTCTTCCTCTGTTAATTTGGGAAATTGTGCCACAGATAAAGGGCGTTCGGCCATGGTAATATAACCTGTATCTTCTACAAACTTGGCAAATTGTTGATTAGTCACTTCGTGAGTATCAATGCAAAAGTCTTGAACTGTAATGGATTGAGCAGGTTTTTCTTCGGGAAATTCGTTATTTGCACCTATAGTAAAAGTACCTCCATGAATTTTTGTCATACCAGTTGAACAAGCCAAAACTGAGGGAATAAAGACGAAAAAAAGAACAGAGACTATTGCTAATATAAAGAGAACATTTTTCATCTTCAGAAGATAAGCTCGATCGCGCAGCGCCGTTTCACGATCGATGATTTTGCTTAAAAGAAATTAATATTTACTTAAGTATAAGCAAAGCATAAATATTTGTGGAAAACCTTTTCTTGCCATTTCGTGCCAATCTATAATTAAAAAATCCGTAAATACTCTGAGATTGTTTTCTATATTAACCTGCCAATCATTGTTAATTTTTGTTAATTATTTATGACGAATTATGTACCTCTTTTACGAGTTTCCGCTTTAATTCCTTTTGTTGATTTTTTGGAAGAATTAGGCACTCCCACAGAGAAACTATTAAGACAATATAAATTACCTATTTTTGCCCTCGATGAACCAAATTTGTTAATCTCTCGTGATCAAGTTTTTGATTTTTTGAAAAAAGCCTCATATCAAGAAGGAATAGAAAACTTAGGGTTTTTAGTAGGAGAAAAAACTCCTGTGGAATCCTTGGGCATCTTAGGTAAATTAGCTTGTCAATCTCTAACTCTATATGATGCCATTTTTAAGGCTATTCATTTGGGACATTTGTTTAATTCAGGAGAACATTTCTGGTTATTAGAAGATAAGGAAACGGCTTATTTTTGCCAAGAATATACTAATTTAAGACATTTTGATTCTCATCATCCCAGTCATTTTTCTTTAATATTGATGCTAGATTTAATTCGTAAAGTGGCAGGAAAAACATGGTGTCCACAACAAATTACTCTACAAACTCCATTCAGTAATTTTACGGATAATGATCTTCAAGAAGTTTTGATCAATAAAGATGTTACTATAACTTCCATCGCTTTTCCTCGCTCATTTTTAGCCTTACCTTTTCCAAAAGAGTTTAATTTATGTGAAGATCAAAAACATCAAGAATATGAAAAACTACATCAATCTATTCCCTCTTCTCAATTTACCCATTCTTTAACACAGGCGATTAAATCTCATTTAAAAGAAGGCTATCCGTCTATTAATTTAGCCTCAGAAATTGCCAAAATGCCTATTCGTAGTTTACAAAGAAGATTAGCAAAAGATGGTTTAACCTATTCTCAATTAGTGACTCGTATTCGTTATGAAAAAGCTGTTTATTTACTACAAAATTCTCCTTTAAAAATGATTGAAATTGCCTATGAATTAGGTTATGAAGATCCTGCTCATTTTAGTCGTGCTTTCAAACGTTGGACAGGAATAAGTCCTCATCATTTTCGTTGCGATCAACTTAACAAAAATATTGGTTAGCAAAATTTATTTACAGCCTATTACGGAAGCCGTGTAAGTTTTGCCGATCGACTCTACACCATTAACAAATAAATTGACTTGATATGGTTCATCTTCGGGGCGTGGCTCTGCTACTATTTTTAAAGGCTTGTCCGATTGAAATTGTACTGCTCGATTATTAAAAAATTCTCCTGCGGTTTGATCACTATATTTGAGATACATTCTGACATCAAAAGGACCACTATCATTGGAGTTAACGGTAACAATAAACTTACGATACTTAACATCTCCTGGTACTGCCCAATCCGTATTCCAATTATTACGAATGACATCAACTCCTAACATACCCAATGGACCGGCAGGAATAGTTGGAGGAGAAACAGTTTTAGTCACACTATTGCCACTGCCACCCACAAGATTTATGGGAGTACAGGTTTCGGCTTGAACAGGTAAATTAAGTCTCAAGATAGAGAAAAAGATACCGAGAATGGTAACACGAGAAAAAAAAGAAAGTTTCATGATTTGACAATTAAAAGATAGTTAAAAAGGGAAAA from Geminocystis sp. NIES-3709 encodes the following:
- a CDS encoding formylglycine-generating enzyme family protein; protein product: MTKIHGGTFTIGANNEFPEEKPAQSITVQDFCIDTHEVTNQQFAKFVEDTGYITMAERPLSVAQFPKLTEEERSPGSVVFQPIPEGQPFQELSWWHWVQGANWRHPQGKNSTIEGKENHPVVHVAYDDAIAYGKWAGKSLPTEAQWEFAARGGLKDKIFAWGNTYNSQKANTWQGEFPVKNTQEDGYFGTAPVGSFPPNGYGLYDMTGNVWEWTQDYYHYGHDSKSGQLNPIVSDEKESFDPRDPEVLKHVIKGGSYLCARNYCSRFRPSAREAESPDTGTSHIGFRLVTSLP
- a CDS encoding AraC family transcriptional regulator, which translates into the protein MTNYVPLLRVSALIPFVDFLEELGTPTEKLLRQYKLPIFALDEPNLLISRDQVFDFLKKASYQEGIENLGFLVGEKTPVESLGILGKLACQSLTLYDAIFKAIHLGHLFNSGEHFWLLEDKETAYFCQEYTNLRHFDSHHPSHFSLILMLDLIRKVAGKTWCPQQITLQTPFSNFTDNDLQEVLINKDVTITSIAFPRSFLALPFPKEFNLCEDQKHQEYEKLHQSIPSSQFTHSLTQAIKSHLKEGYPSINLASEIAKMPIRSLQRRLAKDGLTYSQLVTRIRYEKAVYLLQNSPLKMIEIAYELGYEDPAHFSRAFKRWTGISPHHFRCDQLNKNIG